From a region of the Arvicanthis niloticus isolate mArvNil1 chromosome 6, mArvNil1.pat.X, whole genome shotgun sequence genome:
- the Gga3 gene encoding ADP-ribosylation factor-binding protein GGA3 isoform X1, with protein MAEAEGESLESWLNKATNPSNRQEDWEYIIGFCDQINKELEGPQIAVRLLAHKIQSPQEWEAVQALTVLEACMKNCGRRLHSEVGKFRFLNELIKVVSPKYLGDRVSEKVKTKVIELLFSWTLALPEEAKIKDAYHMLKRQGIVQSDPPVPMDRTLIPSPPPRPKNPVFDDEEKSKLLAKLLKSKNPDDLQEANKLIKSMVKEDEARIQKVTKRLHTLEEVNNNVKLLHEMLLHYSREYSSEADRELMKELFDRCENKRRILFKLASETEDNDNSLGDILQASDNLSRVINSYKTIIEGQIINGEVTTSTMPDSEGNSHCSNQGTLIDLAEDTPGSSPVLAPAPAPPTSGIPILPPPPQTSGPPRSRSSSQAEATPGPDSTNNALSLLDEELLCLGLTDPAPTAPKESTGSSQWHLFQNEPSSDLDFFSSRLVPVASCPSDGPLLPPPVSTSSMSQAPLPAAFPAPVVPASAPTHSTGSFMFSSGPAPALVPKAESEGPEYPSSSTSHRLDALDQLLEEAKVTSGLVKPVSCFSPGPTASPLLPASAPARPLLPFSTGPGSPLFQSPAFQSQGSPQKGPELSLASVHVPLESIKPSSALPVTAYDKNGFRILFHFAKECPPGRPDVLVVVVSMLNTAPLPVKSIVLQAAVPKSMKVKLQPPSGTELSPFSPVQPPAAITQVMLLANPMKEKVRLRYKLTFALGEQLSTELGEVDQFPPVEQWGNL; from the exons aTAAAGCTACCAATCCTTCCAACCGCCAGGAAGACTGGGAATATATCATTGGCTTCTGTGATCAGATCAACAAAGAGCTTGAAGG GCCCCAGATTGCTGTGCGACTCCTGGCCCACAAGATCCAGTCTCCACAGGAATGGGAGGCAGTGCAGGCCCTCACG GTGCTGGAGGCATGTATGAAGAACTGTGGCAGAAGACTTCATAGTGAAGTGGGGAAGTTCCGGTTTTTGAATGAATTAATCAAAGTCGTCTCTCCAAAG tacttgggagacagggtGTCTGAAAAGGTGAAGACTAAGGTCATCGAGTTGCTTTTTAGCTGGACACTGGCCTTGCCTGAAGAAGCAAAGATTAAAGATGCCTACCATATGTTGAAGAGACAAG GCATAGTGCAGTCGGACCCCCCTGTCCCCATGGACAGAACGCTGattccctctcccccacctcgTCCCAAAAACCCTGTGTTTGATGATGAGGAGAAATCCAAG CTTTTAGCCAAGCTGTTGAAGAGCAAGAACCCAGATGACCTGCAAGAAGCCAACAAACTCATCAAGTCCATGGTGAAGGAA gatgagGCGCGCATCCAGAAAGTGACCAAGCGCCTCCATACCTTGGAGGAGGTTAACAACAACGTCAAGCTGCTCCACGAGATGCTGCTTCACTACAGCCGAGAGTACTCGTCAGAGGCCGACAGAGAGCTCATGAAG GAGCTCTTTGATCGTTGTGAGAATAAGAGACGGATATTATTTAAACTAGCCAGCGAGACAGAGGACAACGACAACAGTCTGG GAGACATCCTGCAGGCCAGTGACAACCTGTCCAGGGTCATCAACTCTTACAAAACAATTATTGAAGGGCAGATCATCAATGGTGAGGTGACCACCTCAACCATGCCTGACTCTGAAG GAAATAGCCACTGCAGTAACCAAGGCACTCTCATCGACCTTGCTGAGGACACCCCCGGCTCATCCCCGGTGTTGGCCCCAGCACCTGCCCCACCCACCTCAGGCATCCCtatcctccctccacccccccaaaCCTCTGGGCCTCCACGAAGCCGTTCATCCAGCCAGGCTGAGGCTACCCCAGGGCCTGACAGCACGAACAATGCCCTCTCCTTGCTGGATGAGGAACTCCTCTGTTTAG GCCTTACTGACCCAGCCCCCACTGCTCCCAAAGAGTCAACTGGAAGTAGTCAGTGGCACCTGTTCCAG AATGAACCATCATCAGATCTGGACTTCTTCAGTTCCAGGCTAGTGCCTGTGGCCTCCTGCCCCTCAGATGGACCCCTGCTCCCTCCCCCAGTTTCTACCTCAAGTATGTCCCAAGCTCCACTGCCTGCTGCCTTCCCAGCTCCTGTGGTCCCAGCCAGTGCACCAACCCACAGCACTGGTTCCTTCATGTTCTCTTCTGGACCTGCTCCAGCCTTGGTTCCAAAGGCTGAGTCCGAAGGCCCAGAATACCCCAGCTCCAGCACTTCACATCGCCTCGATGCTCTTGACCAGCTTTTGGAAGAGGCCAAAGT GACCTCAGGCTTGGTGAAACCTGTTTCTTGCTTTTCTCCTGGGCCCACTGCCTCCCCgctgcttcctgcctctgccccagccAGGCCTCTCCTGCCCTTCTCCACTGGGCCTGGAAGCCCTCTCTTCCAGTCACCGGCCTTCCAGTCCCAAGGCAGCCCTCAGAAGGGCCCAGAGCTCTCCCTGGCCAGTGTCCATGTGCCCCTGGAATCGATCAAGCCTA GCAGTGCCCTTCCCGTGACAGCCTATGATAAAAATGGCTTCCGCATCCTTTTCCACTTTGCTAAGGAGTGTCCGCCAGGACGGCCTGATGTGCTGGTAGTGGTGGTTTCCATGCTGAATACAGCTCCACTGCCAGTCAAGAGCATAGTGCTGCAGGCCGCAGTGCCCAAG TCAATGAAAGTGAAGTTGCAGCCACCCTCTGGGACAGAACTTTCTCCATTTAGTCCTGTCCAGCCACCTGCAGCCATCACCCAGGTCATGCTGCTGGCTAATCCAATGAAG GAAAAGGTACGGCTTCGGTATAAATTGACCTTTGCTCTGGGGGAGCAGCTGAGCACAGAATTGGGTGAAGTGGACCAGTTTCCTCCTGTGGAGCAGTGGGGGAACCTATGA
- the Gga3 gene encoding ADP-ribosylation factor-binding protein GGA3 isoform X2: MGGSAGPHGSCSIAPSGTGSLWPQVLEACMKNCGRRLHSEVGKFRFLNELIKVVSPKYLGDRVSEKVKTKVIELLFSWTLALPEEAKIKDAYHMLKRQGIVQSDPPVPMDRTLIPSPPPRPKNPVFDDEEKSKLLAKLLKSKNPDDLQEANKLIKSMVKEDEARIQKVTKRLHTLEEVNNNVKLLHEMLLHYSREYSSEADRELMKELFDRCENKRRILFKLASETEDNDNSLGDILQASDNLSRVINSYKTIIEGQIINGEVTTSTMPDSEGNSHCSNQGTLIDLAEDTPGSSPVLAPAPAPPTSGIPILPPPPQTSGPPRSRSSSQAEATPGPDSTNNALSLLDEELLCLGLTDPAPTAPKESTGSSQWHLFQNEPSSDLDFFSSRLVPVASCPSDGPLLPPPVSTSSMSQAPLPAAFPAPVVPASAPTHSTGSFMFSSGPAPALVPKAESEGPEYPSSSTSHRLDALDQLLEEAKVTSGLVKPVSCFSPGPTASPLLPASAPARPLLPFSTGPGSPLFQSPAFQSQGSPQKGPELSLASVHVPLESIKPSSALPVTAYDKNGFRILFHFAKECPPGRPDVLVVVVSMLNTAPLPVKSIVLQAAVPKSMKVKLQPPSGTELSPFSPVQPPAAITQVMLLANPMKEKVRLRYKLTFALGEQLSTELGEVDQFPPVEQWGNL; encoded by the exons ATGGGAGGCAGTGCAGGCCCTCACG GGTCTTGTTCCATAGCTCCCTCAGGGACTGGCTCTCTGTGGCCACAGGTGCTGGAGGCATGTATGAAGAACTGTGGCAGAAGACTTCATAGTGAAGTGGGGAAGTTCCGGTTTTTGAATGAATTAATCAAAGTCGTCTCTCCAAAG tacttgggagacagggtGTCTGAAAAGGTGAAGACTAAGGTCATCGAGTTGCTTTTTAGCTGGACACTGGCCTTGCCTGAAGAAGCAAAGATTAAAGATGCCTACCATATGTTGAAGAGACAAG GCATAGTGCAGTCGGACCCCCCTGTCCCCATGGACAGAACGCTGattccctctcccccacctcgTCCCAAAAACCCTGTGTTTGATGATGAGGAGAAATCCAAG CTTTTAGCCAAGCTGTTGAAGAGCAAGAACCCAGATGACCTGCAAGAAGCCAACAAACTCATCAAGTCCATGGTGAAGGAA gatgagGCGCGCATCCAGAAAGTGACCAAGCGCCTCCATACCTTGGAGGAGGTTAACAACAACGTCAAGCTGCTCCACGAGATGCTGCTTCACTACAGCCGAGAGTACTCGTCAGAGGCCGACAGAGAGCTCATGAAG GAGCTCTTTGATCGTTGTGAGAATAAGAGACGGATATTATTTAAACTAGCCAGCGAGACAGAGGACAACGACAACAGTCTGG GAGACATCCTGCAGGCCAGTGACAACCTGTCCAGGGTCATCAACTCTTACAAAACAATTATTGAAGGGCAGATCATCAATGGTGAGGTGACCACCTCAACCATGCCTGACTCTGAAG GAAATAGCCACTGCAGTAACCAAGGCACTCTCATCGACCTTGCTGAGGACACCCCCGGCTCATCCCCGGTGTTGGCCCCAGCACCTGCCCCACCCACCTCAGGCATCCCtatcctccctccacccccccaaaCCTCTGGGCCTCCACGAAGCCGTTCATCCAGCCAGGCTGAGGCTACCCCAGGGCCTGACAGCACGAACAATGCCCTCTCCTTGCTGGATGAGGAACTCCTCTGTTTAG GCCTTACTGACCCAGCCCCCACTGCTCCCAAAGAGTCAACTGGAAGTAGTCAGTGGCACCTGTTCCAG AATGAACCATCATCAGATCTGGACTTCTTCAGTTCCAGGCTAGTGCCTGTGGCCTCCTGCCCCTCAGATGGACCCCTGCTCCCTCCCCCAGTTTCTACCTCAAGTATGTCCCAAGCTCCACTGCCTGCTGCCTTCCCAGCTCCTGTGGTCCCAGCCAGTGCACCAACCCACAGCACTGGTTCCTTCATGTTCTCTTCTGGACCTGCTCCAGCCTTGGTTCCAAAGGCTGAGTCCGAAGGCCCAGAATACCCCAGCTCCAGCACTTCACATCGCCTCGATGCTCTTGACCAGCTTTTGGAAGAGGCCAAAGT GACCTCAGGCTTGGTGAAACCTGTTTCTTGCTTTTCTCCTGGGCCCACTGCCTCCCCgctgcttcctgcctctgccccagccAGGCCTCTCCTGCCCTTCTCCACTGGGCCTGGAAGCCCTCTCTTCCAGTCACCGGCCTTCCAGTCCCAAGGCAGCCCTCAGAAGGGCCCAGAGCTCTCCCTGGCCAGTGTCCATGTGCCCCTGGAATCGATCAAGCCTA GCAGTGCCCTTCCCGTGACAGCCTATGATAAAAATGGCTTCCGCATCCTTTTCCACTTTGCTAAGGAGTGTCCGCCAGGACGGCCTGATGTGCTGGTAGTGGTGGTTTCCATGCTGAATACAGCTCCACTGCCAGTCAAGAGCATAGTGCTGCAGGCCGCAGTGCCCAAG TCAATGAAAGTGAAGTTGCAGCCACCCTCTGGGACAGAACTTTCTCCATTTAGTCCTGTCCAGCCACCTGCAGCCATCACCCAGGTCATGCTGCTGGCTAATCCAATGAAG GAAAAGGTACGGCTTCGGTATAAATTGACCTTTGCTCTGGGGGAGCAGCTGAGCACAGAATTGGGTGAAGTGGACCAGTTTCCTCCTGTGGAGCAGTGGGGGAACCTATGA
- the Gga3 gene encoding ADP-ribosylation factor-binding protein GGA3 isoform X3, whose translation MGGSAGPHAPSGTGSLWPQVLEACMKNCGRRLHSEVGKFRFLNELIKVVSPKYLGDRVSEKVKTKVIELLFSWTLALPEEAKIKDAYHMLKRQGIVQSDPPVPMDRTLIPSPPPRPKNPVFDDEEKSKLLAKLLKSKNPDDLQEANKLIKSMVKEDEARIQKVTKRLHTLEEVNNNVKLLHEMLLHYSREYSSEADRELMKELFDRCENKRRILFKLASETEDNDNSLGDILQASDNLSRVINSYKTIIEGQIINGEVTTSTMPDSEGNSHCSNQGTLIDLAEDTPGSSPVLAPAPAPPTSGIPILPPPPQTSGPPRSRSSSQAEATPGPDSTNNALSLLDEELLCLGLTDPAPTAPKESTGSSQWHLFQNEPSSDLDFFSSRLVPVASCPSDGPLLPPPVSTSSMSQAPLPAAFPAPVVPASAPTHSTGSFMFSSGPAPALVPKAESEGPEYPSSSTSHRLDALDQLLEEAKVTSGLVKPVSCFSPGPTASPLLPASAPARPLLPFSTGPGSPLFQSPAFQSQGSPQKGPELSLASVHVPLESIKPSSALPVTAYDKNGFRILFHFAKECPPGRPDVLVVVVSMLNTAPLPVKSIVLQAAVPKSMKVKLQPPSGTELSPFSPVQPPAAITQVMLLANPMKEKVRLRYKLTFALGEQLSTELGEVDQFPPVEQWGNL comes from the exons ATGGGAGGCAGTGCAGGCCCTCACG CTCCCTCAGGGACTGGCTCTCTGTGGCCACAGGTGCTGGAGGCATGTATGAAGAACTGTGGCAGAAGACTTCATAGTGAAGTGGGGAAGTTCCGGTTTTTGAATGAATTAATCAAAGTCGTCTCTCCAAAG tacttgggagacagggtGTCTGAAAAGGTGAAGACTAAGGTCATCGAGTTGCTTTTTAGCTGGACACTGGCCTTGCCTGAAGAAGCAAAGATTAAAGATGCCTACCATATGTTGAAGAGACAAG GCATAGTGCAGTCGGACCCCCCTGTCCCCATGGACAGAACGCTGattccctctcccccacctcgTCCCAAAAACCCTGTGTTTGATGATGAGGAGAAATCCAAG CTTTTAGCCAAGCTGTTGAAGAGCAAGAACCCAGATGACCTGCAAGAAGCCAACAAACTCATCAAGTCCATGGTGAAGGAA gatgagGCGCGCATCCAGAAAGTGACCAAGCGCCTCCATACCTTGGAGGAGGTTAACAACAACGTCAAGCTGCTCCACGAGATGCTGCTTCACTACAGCCGAGAGTACTCGTCAGAGGCCGACAGAGAGCTCATGAAG GAGCTCTTTGATCGTTGTGAGAATAAGAGACGGATATTATTTAAACTAGCCAGCGAGACAGAGGACAACGACAACAGTCTGG GAGACATCCTGCAGGCCAGTGACAACCTGTCCAGGGTCATCAACTCTTACAAAACAATTATTGAAGGGCAGATCATCAATGGTGAGGTGACCACCTCAACCATGCCTGACTCTGAAG GAAATAGCCACTGCAGTAACCAAGGCACTCTCATCGACCTTGCTGAGGACACCCCCGGCTCATCCCCGGTGTTGGCCCCAGCACCTGCCCCACCCACCTCAGGCATCCCtatcctccctccacccccccaaaCCTCTGGGCCTCCACGAAGCCGTTCATCCAGCCAGGCTGAGGCTACCCCAGGGCCTGACAGCACGAACAATGCCCTCTCCTTGCTGGATGAGGAACTCCTCTGTTTAG GCCTTACTGACCCAGCCCCCACTGCTCCCAAAGAGTCAACTGGAAGTAGTCAGTGGCACCTGTTCCAG AATGAACCATCATCAGATCTGGACTTCTTCAGTTCCAGGCTAGTGCCTGTGGCCTCCTGCCCCTCAGATGGACCCCTGCTCCCTCCCCCAGTTTCTACCTCAAGTATGTCCCAAGCTCCACTGCCTGCTGCCTTCCCAGCTCCTGTGGTCCCAGCCAGTGCACCAACCCACAGCACTGGTTCCTTCATGTTCTCTTCTGGACCTGCTCCAGCCTTGGTTCCAAAGGCTGAGTCCGAAGGCCCAGAATACCCCAGCTCCAGCACTTCACATCGCCTCGATGCTCTTGACCAGCTTTTGGAAGAGGCCAAAGT GACCTCAGGCTTGGTGAAACCTGTTTCTTGCTTTTCTCCTGGGCCCACTGCCTCCCCgctgcttcctgcctctgccccagccAGGCCTCTCCTGCCCTTCTCCACTGGGCCTGGAAGCCCTCTCTTCCAGTCACCGGCCTTCCAGTCCCAAGGCAGCCCTCAGAAGGGCCCAGAGCTCTCCCTGGCCAGTGTCCATGTGCCCCTGGAATCGATCAAGCCTA GCAGTGCCCTTCCCGTGACAGCCTATGATAAAAATGGCTTCCGCATCCTTTTCCACTTTGCTAAGGAGTGTCCGCCAGGACGGCCTGATGTGCTGGTAGTGGTGGTTTCCATGCTGAATACAGCTCCACTGCCAGTCAAGAGCATAGTGCTGCAGGCCGCAGTGCCCAAG TCAATGAAAGTGAAGTTGCAGCCACCCTCTGGGACAGAACTTTCTCCATTTAGTCCTGTCCAGCCACCTGCAGCCATCACCCAGGTCATGCTGCTGGCTAATCCAATGAAG GAAAAGGTACGGCTTCGGTATAAATTGACCTTTGCTCTGGGGGAGCAGCTGAGCACAGAATTGGGTGAAGTGGACCAGTTTCCTCCTGTGGAGCAGTGGGGGAACCTATGA
- the Gga3 gene encoding ADP-ribosylation factor-binding protein GGA3 isoform X4, translating into MLKRQGIVQSDPPVPMDRTLIPSPPPRPKNPVFDDEEKSKLLAKLLKSKNPDDLQEANKLIKSMVKEDEARIQKVTKRLHTLEEVNNNVKLLHEMLLHYSREYSSEADRELMKELFDRCENKRRILFKLASETEDNDNSLGDILQASDNLSRVINSYKTIIEGQIINGEVTTSTMPDSEGNSHCSNQGTLIDLAEDTPGSSPVLAPAPAPPTSGIPILPPPPQTSGPPRSRSSSQAEATPGPDSTNNALSLLDEELLCLGLTDPAPTAPKESTGSSQWHLFQNEPSSDLDFFSSRLVPVASCPSDGPLLPPPVSTSSMSQAPLPAAFPAPVVPASAPTHSTGSFMFSSGPAPALVPKAESEGPEYPSSSTSHRLDALDQLLEEAKVTSGLVKPVSCFSPGPTASPLLPASAPARPLLPFSTGPGSPLFQSPAFQSQGSPQKGPELSLASVHVPLESIKPSSALPVTAYDKNGFRILFHFAKECPPGRPDVLVVVVSMLNTAPLPVKSIVLQAAVPKSMKVKLQPPSGTELSPFSPVQPPAAITQVMLLANPMKEKVRLRYKLTFALGEQLSTELGEVDQFPPVEQWGNL; encoded by the exons ATGTTGAAGAGACAAG GCATAGTGCAGTCGGACCCCCCTGTCCCCATGGACAGAACGCTGattccctctcccccacctcgTCCCAAAAACCCTGTGTTTGATGATGAGGAGAAATCCAAG CTTTTAGCCAAGCTGTTGAAGAGCAAGAACCCAGATGACCTGCAAGAAGCCAACAAACTCATCAAGTCCATGGTGAAGGAA gatgagGCGCGCATCCAGAAAGTGACCAAGCGCCTCCATACCTTGGAGGAGGTTAACAACAACGTCAAGCTGCTCCACGAGATGCTGCTTCACTACAGCCGAGAGTACTCGTCAGAGGCCGACAGAGAGCTCATGAAG GAGCTCTTTGATCGTTGTGAGAATAAGAGACGGATATTATTTAAACTAGCCAGCGAGACAGAGGACAACGACAACAGTCTGG GAGACATCCTGCAGGCCAGTGACAACCTGTCCAGGGTCATCAACTCTTACAAAACAATTATTGAAGGGCAGATCATCAATGGTGAGGTGACCACCTCAACCATGCCTGACTCTGAAG GAAATAGCCACTGCAGTAACCAAGGCACTCTCATCGACCTTGCTGAGGACACCCCCGGCTCATCCCCGGTGTTGGCCCCAGCACCTGCCCCACCCACCTCAGGCATCCCtatcctccctccacccccccaaaCCTCTGGGCCTCCACGAAGCCGTTCATCCAGCCAGGCTGAGGCTACCCCAGGGCCTGACAGCACGAACAATGCCCTCTCCTTGCTGGATGAGGAACTCCTCTGTTTAG GCCTTACTGACCCAGCCCCCACTGCTCCCAAAGAGTCAACTGGAAGTAGTCAGTGGCACCTGTTCCAG AATGAACCATCATCAGATCTGGACTTCTTCAGTTCCAGGCTAGTGCCTGTGGCCTCCTGCCCCTCAGATGGACCCCTGCTCCCTCCCCCAGTTTCTACCTCAAGTATGTCCCAAGCTCCACTGCCTGCTGCCTTCCCAGCTCCTGTGGTCCCAGCCAGTGCACCAACCCACAGCACTGGTTCCTTCATGTTCTCTTCTGGACCTGCTCCAGCCTTGGTTCCAAAGGCTGAGTCCGAAGGCCCAGAATACCCCAGCTCCAGCACTTCACATCGCCTCGATGCTCTTGACCAGCTTTTGGAAGAGGCCAAAGT GACCTCAGGCTTGGTGAAACCTGTTTCTTGCTTTTCTCCTGGGCCCACTGCCTCCCCgctgcttcctgcctctgccccagccAGGCCTCTCCTGCCCTTCTCCACTGGGCCTGGAAGCCCTCTCTTCCAGTCACCGGCCTTCCAGTCCCAAGGCAGCCCTCAGAAGGGCCCAGAGCTCTCCCTGGCCAGTGTCCATGTGCCCCTGGAATCGATCAAGCCTA GCAGTGCCCTTCCCGTGACAGCCTATGATAAAAATGGCTTCCGCATCCTTTTCCACTTTGCTAAGGAGTGTCCGCCAGGACGGCCTGATGTGCTGGTAGTGGTGGTTTCCATGCTGAATACAGCTCCACTGCCAGTCAAGAGCATAGTGCTGCAGGCCGCAGTGCCCAAG TCAATGAAAGTGAAGTTGCAGCCACCCTCTGGGACAGAACTTTCTCCATTTAGTCCTGTCCAGCCACCTGCAGCCATCACCCAGGTCATGCTGCTGGCTAATCCAATGAAG GAAAAGGTACGGCTTCGGTATAAATTGACCTTTGCTCTGGGGGAGCAGCTGAGCACAGAATTGGGTGAAGTGGACCAGTTTCCTCCTGTGGAGCAGTGGGGGAACCTATGA
- the Nup85 gene encoding nuclear pore complex protein Nup85, whose protein sequence is MEELDCEPAVTWIPGVNSKKKQMCFDWGPGEMLLCETSFHQTDKSEKVPSCPFIYIIRKDMDVYSQILRKLFNESHGIFVGLQKIEEELSGKSRKAQLVRVSKNYRSVIRACMEEMHQVAIAAKDPASGRQFSSQVSILSAMELIWNLCEILFIEVAPAGPLLLHLLDWVRLHVCEVDSLSADVLGSDNPSKHESFWNLVTVLVLQGRLDEARQMLSKEADANPSSVGMCRVLGDLMRTMPILSPGNTQTLTELELKWQHWREECERHLQDNTFAANPRLESLCKIMLGDEATLLEQKELLSNWYHFLVTRLLYSNPTVKPIDLHFYAQSSLDLFLGGESSPEPLDNILMAAFEFDIHQVIKECSIALSNWWFVAHLTDLLDHCRLLQSHNLYFGSNMREFLLLEYASGLFAHHSLWQLGVDYFDYCPELGRVSLELHIERIPLNTEQKALKVLRICEQRQMTEQVRSICKILAMKAVRNNRLGSALSWSIRAKDAAFATLVSDRFLRDYCERGCFSDLDLIDNLGPAMMLSDRLTFLGKYREFHRLYGEKRFGDAAFLLLSLMTSQIAPRSFWMTLLTDALPLLEQKQVIFSAEQTYELMRCLEDLASGRPECGEPDAQRLQDDDIETTKVEMLRLALARNLARAIIREGSLEGS, encoded by the exons ATGGAGGAGCTCGACTGCGAACCCGCAGTAACT TGGATTCCAGGTGTGAATTCCAAGAAGAAGCAAATGTGTTTTGACTGGGGCCCAGGGGAGATGCTCCTGTGTGAAACTTCCTTCCACCAAACAG ACAAATCAGAGAAGGTGCCGAGCTGCCCCTTTATCTACATCATACGGAAAGACATGGATGTTTATTCTCAGATTTTGAGAAAACTCTTCAATGAATCCCATGGAATCTTTGTTGGCCTGCAAAAAATTGAGGAAGAACTGTCTGGGAAGTCCAGGAAAGCTCA ATTGGTTCGAGTGAGTAAAAATTACCGATCAGTCATACGGGCCTGTATGGAAGAAATGCACCAGGTTGCAA TTGCTGCTAAAGATCCAGCCAGTGGCCGGCAGTTCAGCAGCCAG GTCTCCATTTTGTCAGCTATGGAGCTCATTTGGAACCTGTGTGAGATTCTTTTTATTGAAGTAGCACCAG CTGGCCctctcctccttcatcttcttgaCTGGGTCCGACTACATGTATGCGAGGTGGACAGTTTGTCGGCAGATGTCCTGGGCAGTGACAACCCGAGCAAGCATGAGAGCTTCTGGAAtttg GTGACTGTTTTGGTGCTTCAGGGCCGGCTGGATGAGGCACGACAAATGCTTTCCAAAGAAGCTGATGCCAACCCGTCTTCTGTAGGCATGTGCCGAGTCCTTGGGGATCTGATGAGGACGATGCCCATTCTCAGT CCTGGCAACACTCAGACACTGACAGAGTTGGAGCTGAAGTGGCAGCACTGGCGTGAGGAGTGCGAGCGACACTTGCAGGACAACACGTTTGCAGCCAACCCCCGTCTGGAGTCTCTCTGCAAG ATCATGCTGGGGGATGAGGCCACCTTGTTGGAGCAGAAGGAGCTTCTGAGCAACTGGTACCATTTCTTAGTGACTAGGCTGCTGTATTCTAACCCCACCGTGAAGCCCATTGACCTGCACTTCTACGCCCAG TCTAGTCTGGACCTGTTTCTTGGAGGTGAGAGCAGTCCAGAGCCACTGGACAACATCTTGATGGCAGCCTTTGAGTTTGACATTCACCAAGTGATCAAGGAGTGCAG CATTGCCCTGAGCAACTGGTGGTTTGTAGCTCACCTCACAGACCTTTTGGATCACTGCAGACTCCTCCAGTCACACAATCTCTA TTTTGGTTCTAACATGAGAGAATTCCTCCTGCTGGAATATGCCTCAGGATTGTTTGCTCATCACAG CCTGTGGCAGCTGGGGGTGGATTACTTTGACTACTGCCCGGAGCTAGGCCGAGTTTCCTTGGAGCTGCACATTGAGCGGATTCCTCTCAACACAGAGCAGAAAGCATTGAAGGTGCTGAGGATTTGTGAGCAGCGGCAGATGACTGAACAAG TTCGAAGCATCTGTAAGATCTTGGCCATGAAGGCTGTTCGCAATAATCGCTTGGGCTCAGCCCTCTCTTGGAGCATCCGTGCCAAAGATGCTGCCTTTGCCACACTTGTATCAGACAG ATTCCTCCGGGATTACTGTGAAAGAGGCTGCTTTTCTGACTTGGATCTCATTGACAATCTGGGGCCAGCCATGATGCTCAGCGATCGGCTGACATTTCTGG GAAAGTACCGGGAGTTCCACAGGCTGTACGGGGAGAAGCGCTTTGGTGACGCTGCTTTTCTTCTGCTGTCCCTCATGACCTCTCAGATTGCACCTCGTTCTTTCTGGATGACTCTGCTCACAGATGCCCTTCCTCTTCTGGAACAGAAGCAG GTGATTTTTTCAGCAGAGCAGACATACGAGCTGATGCGATGCCTGGAAGACTTGGCCTCAGGGAGGCCAGAGTGTGGTGAGCCTGACGCCCAGCGACTGCAG GACGACGACATAGAGACCACCAAGGTGGAGATGCTGAGACTGGCTCTAGCCCGGAATCTTGCTCGGGCAATCATAAGGGAAGGCTCACTGGAGGGTTCCTGA